The genomic region TTCCCGTGGTTCCCGCAGCGCACTATATGTGCGGCGGCGTGGCTTCTACTCCCAGAGGCAAAACCGATATTCAAGGTCTATGGGTCGCGGGCGAATCTGCCTCCACCGGACTGCATGGAGCCAACCGGCTCGCTTCCAACTCTTTACTCGAAGCATCCGTAGTATCCGAATGGGCTGCAGAAGATATGGCCGGTTATGCAAAGGCCACGGACTTCACTGGGAATGTTCATGAGTGGGACGTGGGTCAAGCGATTCACCCCGACGAACAAGTCGTGGTTTCCCATAACTGGGATGAGCTGCGCAGACTCATGTGGAACTATGTTGGTATTGTGCGAAGTGACAAACGCCTGGAACGTGCACGCAAACGCGTCGCTTTACTTCAGGAAGAAATTCATGAGTACTATTGGAATTTCCACCTCACCATCGATTTGATTGAACTGCGTAACCTAGCCACAGTGTCTCAGCTTATCATCGGCTGTGCTCTGCGAAGACGTGAAAGCCGCGGGCTTCATTTTAGTATCGATACGCCTGACATTCTGGATACTCCGTTCAACAACACGGTCAAGCAAACCGATCGCAACACCTGGGCGTGGGATAAGGTACCGGTGCCTCAATGAAGACGTGGTCGTTGCCAGCCCTTCTTGTATTTTCCCTCTTATTCCTAGCCATGCCGCTGCAGGCCGAAATGTACAGTTACACTGCAGCAGATGGTTCCGTGGTCTTCACCAACATTCCACCCAAGCACTTAAAAAAAGTGGCAGCAAAGAAAAAGAACACCTTCGATTGGACGGACAAACTCGGCGTTTTAAGAAAAGTTCATCGTGTTGATATTACGACCTACGACAACCTTATTTTAGAAGCCGCCAAGTACTACACGCTACCGCCTGCGCTTATCAAAGCTATGGTTGCCGTCGAATCGAGCTTTGAACCATCGGCTGTGAGCCCGGCTGGAGCACAAGGGTTGATGCAATTGATGCCGCCCACCGCCAAAGCCATGATGGTCCACGATTCCTTTGATCCCCGCGCCAACGTGTTTGGCGGAACCCGCTACCTTCGCCTCTTAACCAATGATTTTAAGGGTGAC from Deltaproteobacteria bacterium harbors:
- a CDS encoding lytic transglycosylase domain-containing protein, whose amino-acid sequence is MPLQAEMYSYTAADGSVVFTNIPPKHLKKVAAKKKNTFDWTDKLGVLRKVHRVDITTYDNLILEAAKYYTLPPALIKAMVAVESSFEPSAVSPAGAQGLMQLMPPTAKAMMVHDSFDPRANVFGGTRYLRLLTNDFKGDIQKTVAAYNAGPGAVKRNNGIPNYPETQKYVKRVLKLYRHYLKHWPAGK